A region from the Pirellulaceae bacterium genome encodes:
- a CDS encoding ABC transporter ATP-binding protein gives MICVKEFHKAYNQTIAVAGISFQVEPGQILGLIGPNGAGKTTTLRALCGIIPISQGKMAVGGFDLRDEPLEAKRRLAYIPDEPQLFEDLSVSQHLAFTAASYQVEDASLRIGALLDAFELASKANTPVGDLSRGMKQKLAVCCGYLHEPTAILFDEPLTGLDPRGIRALKESIIQRANDGAAIIISSHLLAMVEDICSYTLILDHGSQRYFGPLSEVKTEFASHLTAASLEEIFFHATTSGPTVANGH, from the coding sequence GTGATTTGCGTCAAAGAATTTCATAAAGCCTACAATCAAACTATCGCCGTCGCCGGAATATCGTTCCAGGTCGAGCCGGGTCAAATCCTAGGCCTGATTGGCCCAAACGGCGCTGGTAAGACAACGACTCTTCGAGCGTTGTGTGGCATCATCCCGATCAGTCAAGGGAAAATGGCGGTGGGCGGCTTCGATCTTAGAGACGAACCGTTGGAAGCAAAACGGCGCCTCGCCTACATCCCGGATGAACCTCAACTTTTCGAAGATCTTTCGGTGTCGCAACATCTGGCTTTCACGGCTGCTTCATATCAAGTCGAAGATGCGTCTCTTCGAATCGGAGCCTTATTAGATGCTTTCGAATTAGCATCCAAAGCGAACACACCCGTCGGTGATCTGTCGCGCGGCATGAAGCAGAAACTTGCCGTGTGCTGTGGCTATCTTCATGAACCCACGGCGATCCTCTTTGACGAACCCCTCACAGGTCTTGATCCTCGCGGAATCCGTGCGTTGAAAGAATCAATCATCCAACGTGCGAATGATGGAGCAGCGATCATCATTAGCTCCCACCTACTGGCGATGGTCGAAGACATTTGCAGTTACACACTAATTTTGGATCATGGAAGCCAGCGTTACTTCGGTCCGCTTTCCGAGGTCAAAACGGAATTTGCCAGCCATCTGACCGCCGCGTCACTCGAAGAGATCTTTTTCCATGCCACCACAAGCGGTCCCACAGTGGCCAACGGTCATTAA